The Sinorhizobium alkalisoli genomic interval GCACGGGCCTGTTGGGTCGATCCGACGGCTGTCGCCGCGGGTAGGTGACCCGTGACTGCGTGAGCTGACCGCCATAGGCGCGCGGGGCAATGCAATTCGACGCCGGCGTCGGCAGCAAGAAAAACGGCCGGCCTGGTGAAGGCGGGCCGTTCTGTTCCGATGCTCGTTCTGGATTCAGTGCAGGATCTGGCTGAGGAACAGCTTGGTACGCTCGTGCTGCGGATTGTCGAAGAACTCGGCCGGCGAATTCTGCTCGACGATCTGGCCCTGATCCATGAAGATCACGCGGTTGGCGACCTGGCGAGCGAAACCCATTTCATGGGTGACGCAGAGCATGGTCATGCCTTCTTCCGCGAGGCCGACCATGGTGTCGAGCACTTCCTTGATCATTTCCGGGTCGAGCGCCGAAGTCGGTTCGTCGAAAAGCATGATCTTCGGATTCATGCAGAGCGAACGGGCGATGGCGACGCGCTGTTGCTGACCGCCGGAAAGCTGCCCCGGATATTTGTGCGCCTGCTCGGGGATCTTGACCCGCTCGAGGAAATGCATCGCGACTTCCTCGGCCTCCTTCTTTGGCATTTTGCGCACCCAGATCGGCGCAAGCGTGCAGTTTTCCAGAATCGTCAGATGCGGGAAGAGGTTGAAGTGCTGGAATACCATGCCGACCTCGCGGCGCACTTCATCGATCTTCTTGAGGTCGTTGGTGAGTTCAATCCCGTCGACGACGATCTTGCCCTTCTGGTGCTCCTCGAGGCGATTGATGCAGCGGATCATCGTCGATTTGCCGGAGCCCGACGGGCCGGCGATGACGATGCGCTCGCCGCGCATGACCTTGAGATTGATGTCACGCAGGACATGGAAATCACCATACCATTTGTTCATGTTGGTGATCTCGATCGCCACGTCCGTCGCCGAGACGGTCATTTTTGAAGCAGTGGCATTATTTGCCATATGTTTTCCCCTTTTTATCGTCGGCTGGTATCGAGCAGGCGTTCCATGAAGCCTGAATAGCGCGACATGCCGAAGCAGAAAAGCCAGAAGACGAAGCCCGCGAAGATGAGGCCCGTCAATGGCGTGACGGCGGACGACCAGTTCGCATCGGCGAAGTTCAGGCGAACGATGCCGAGGAGATCGAACATGCCGATGATCGAGACGAGAGACGTGTCCTTGAACAGGCCGATGAAGGTGTTGACAATACCCGGAATCACCAGCTTCAGCGCCTGCGGCAGGATGATGAGGTTCATCTTCTGCCAGAAGCCGAGGCCGAGCGAATCGGCGCCTTCATACTGCCCCTTTGGAATGGCCTGCAGACCGCCGCGGACCACTTCCGCCATATAGGCCGAAGCGAAGAGCGACACACCGATCAAGGCGCGCAGAAATTTGTCGAAGGTCACCCCTTGGGGCAGGAACAGCGGCAGCATGACGCTGGCCATGAACAGAACCGTGATCAGCGGAACGCCGCGGACGAGTTCGATAAAGGCCGTGCAGAGCATCTTGATCACCGGCATGTTCGACCGCCGCCCAAGCGCCAGAAGAATGCCCAACGGGAGCGAAACCGCGATCCCGACAAATGACAGGACGAGGGTGACCATGAGGCCGCCCCACAGCGGTGTCTCGACGTAGGTCAGGCCGAGCCAGCCGCCGGGAAGCAGGATCGTGGCGATGATCGGCAACACGACCAGTAGCAACAACGCGTTCAGGCCCTTGTACGGAATTCTCGGGATCAGCATCGGCACGAGGAACAGGACGAACAGGATGCCGACAAGTGCTGGGCGCCAGCGTTCATCGAGCGGATAGCGGCCGAAGAGGAACTGAGAGAATTTCGCATTGACGAAGGCCCAGCAGGCGCCGCTCCAGCCGTCCGGCTGCGAGCCGCCCTGGGCGATCGTGGCGCAAACGCCGCGGCCGCCGCCCGTCCAGGCGGCGTCTATGAAGAGCCATTGTAGAGCCGGCGGCACCAGCCATGCCAGGATGAGCAGACTGATGATGGTCATGGCCGTGTCTTTCGGCGTAGCGAAGAGATTCTTCCTGAGCCAATAGACAATGCCGCTGTCCAGCGCCGGGGGAGGTGAGGCTTCGATTATCGAAGCACGAACGAAAGATGCCTGTTGCGTGGTCATGAACTCACCTCTCCACCAGCGCCATGCGAGCGTTGTACCAGTTCATGAACAGCGAGGTCGCGAGGCTGAGCGTCAGGTACACGATGAGCCAGATGCTGACGACTTCGATCGACTGACCGGTCTGGTTGAGAATGGTGCCGCCGACGGCGACGAGGTCGGCGTAGCCGATGGCGACCGCCAGTGACGAGTTCTTGGTGAGGTTGAGATACTGGCTGGTCAATGGCGGGATGATGATGCGCATGGCCTGCGGGACGACCACGAGGCGCGTCGTCAGCCGGGGACGGATGCCGAGCGCATGGGCGGCCTCCGTCTGCCCCTTCGAAACTCCGCGGATACCGGCCCGGACAATCTCCGCGATGAAGGCGGCAGTATAGAAGGACAGCGCGAGGAAGAGCGACATGAATTCCGGTCCGACGACCGAACCACCGGTGAGATTGAACCTGCCGGCAACGGGCAGGTCGAACGTGAGCGGTGCCCCTGTCACGAGGAAGGTGACCGCAGGCAAGCCGATGGTCAGTCCGAGCACGGTCCACAGCACGGGCAAGCGCCGGCCGGTCGCCATCTGCCGCTGGCGTGCGTAACGGGCAAAGACGAAACTTGCTGCGAGGGCGACCAAGAGCGCGACTATCGTATACGCCGCGCCCTCTTCGAAAATGGGCTTCGGGAAGGCGACGCCGCGATTGCTCACGTATATATCGAGGGGCAGCTCGAGCGCGTCACGTGCCTGCGGCAGAATTGCCAGAACGCCGCTGTACCAGAAGAAGATGACGAGCAGCGGCGGGATGTTGCGGAACACCTCGACATAGGCCAGCGAAAGCTTGGCAATGATCCAGTTGTGCGAAAGGCGCCCGATGCCGACGATGAAGCCGATAACCGTGGCGGTGATGATGCCCGTGATCGCCACCAGCAATGTGTTGACGAAACCGACCACCAGGGCGCGGCCGTAGGTGGAATCGCTGGTGAACGCAATCAGCGATTGCCCAACGTCGAAACCCGCGCGGCTGTTCAGGAAACCGTAGCCGGATGCGATATTCGCGCGCCGCAGGTTCTCGATCGTGTTGTCGACGATCCAATAGATGAGAACCGCGAGAATGATGATAGTGAGTGCCTGGTAAAATATTCCGCGCACCTGGGGATCGTTGAAGATCGATCCCGAGGATTTGCTTTTTTCAGGCGCATCTGTAACGCCAATGGCCATGCAATGCCTCTTTCCCCAATCCGCCCTTTGTGGGCGTTCTTATCGTTGAAGACGGGGGAGCGGCGGTACCGCTCCCCCGGTTCGTAAATGCCGATCAGCGGACCGGCATCGCGTACTGGAGGCCGCCCTTCGTCCACAGCGCGTTCAGACCGCGCTCGATCTTCAGCGGGCTGCCGGCGCCGATGTTGCGATCGAACACCTCGCCATAATTGCCGACTGCCTTGATGATGTTCACCGCCCACTCGTTGGTAAGGCCGAGGTCGGTGCCGATCTTGCTATCGGCTT includes:
- a CDS encoding amino acid ABC transporter permease, translated to MAIGVTDAPEKSKSSGSIFNDPQVRGIFYQALTIIILAVLIYWIVDNTIENLRRANIASGYGFLNSRAGFDVGQSLIAFTSDSTYGRALVVGFVNTLLVAITGIITATVIGFIVGIGRLSHNWIIAKLSLAYVEVFRNIPPLLVIFFWYSGVLAILPQARDALELPLDIYVSNRGVAFPKPIFEEGAAYTIVALLVALAASFVFARYARQRQMATGRRLPVLWTVLGLTIGLPAVTFLVTGAPLTFDLPVAGRFNLTGGSVVGPEFMSLFLALSFYTAAFIAEIVRAGIRGVSKGQTEAAHALGIRPRLTTRLVVVPQAMRIIIPPLTSQYLNLTKNSSLAVAIGYADLVAVGGTILNQTGQSIEVVSIWLIVYLTLSLATSLFMNWYNARMALVER
- a CDS encoding amino acid ABC transporter permease, whose translation is MTTQQASFVRASIIEASPPPALDSGIVYWLRKNLFATPKDTAMTIISLLILAWLVPPALQWLFIDAAWTGGGRGVCATIAQGGSQPDGWSGACWAFVNAKFSQFLFGRYPLDERWRPALVGILFVLFLVPMLIPRIPYKGLNALLLLVVLPIIATILLPGGWLGLTYVETPLWGGLMVTLVLSFVGIAVSLPLGILLALGRRSNMPVIKMLCTAFIELVRGVPLITVLFMASVMLPLFLPQGVTFDKFLRALIGVSLFASAYMAEVVRGGLQAIPKGQYEGADSLGLGFWQKMNLIILPQALKLVIPGIVNTFIGLFKDTSLVSIIGMFDLLGIVRLNFADANWSSAVTPLTGLIFAGFVFWLFCFGMSRYSGFMERLLDTSRR
- a CDS encoding amino acid ABC transporter ATP-binding protein — encoded protein: MANNATASKMTVSATDVAIEITNMNKWYGDFHVLRDINLKVMRGERIVIAGPSGSGKSTMIRCINRLEEHQKGKIVVDGIELTNDLKKIDEVRREVGMVFQHFNLFPHLTILENCTLAPIWVRKMPKKEAEEVAMHFLERVKIPEQAHKYPGQLSGGQQQRVAIARSLCMNPKIMLFDEPTSALDPEMIKEVLDTMVGLAEEGMTMLCVTHEMGFARQVANRVIFMDQGQIVEQNSPAEFFDNPQHERTKLFLSQILH